A single window of Mycolicibacterium aurum DNA harbors:
- a CDS encoding ferredoxin: protein MKVRVDSQRCQGHTLCAMIAPDSFELSDIDGTASPVDEVVPAAQQDAVREAAQSCPEQAISIEE from the coding sequence GTGAAGGTTCGGGTTGACTCACAGCGGTGCCAGGGGCACACGCTCTGCGCGATGATCGCGCCGGATTCCTTCGAGCTCAGCGATATCGACGGGACCGCCTCCCCGGTGGACGAAGTGGTTCCGGCAGCTCAGCAGGACGCGGTTCGCGAGGCTGCGCAGTCCTGCCCGGAGCAGGCCATCTCGATCGAGGAATGA
- a CDS encoding aldehyde dehydrogenase family protein, with protein MQETATISGDRSGVVGADISVGGVSGRLLIGGRLLDAERTFPSLNPATGEVIGHAPDATVADAEAAVAAARHAFDSGEWSTDVELRVRCLEQLHQVLVEHRDELAALTIAEVGATPALCQGAQLDQPIEIVRYYAELAKTYPLTEDLGNIESRGMQHHRWVEKEPAGVVAAIIAYNYPNQLALAKLAPALAAGCTVVLKSAPDTPLITLALGELIANHTDIPAGVVNVLSGADPAVGAALTTSPDVDMVTFTGSTPTGRAIMAAASQTLKKVFLELGGKSAAIVLDDADFGTAALFSAFSMVTHAGQGCALTSRLLVPKKHKDEIVELVKTNFGLVRYGDPTAQGTYMGPLISARQRDKVDGLVQRAVEAGATLVTGGEKVDPGFFYTPTLLADVDPGSEIAQEEVFGPVLVVIAYEDDDDAVRIANDSIYGLSGAVFGSEERALSVARRIRTGTFSINGGNYFSPDSPFGGFKQSGIGREMGRAGLEEFLESKTFAVVVPETTAGG; from the coding sequence ATGCAGGAAACAGCCACGATCTCGGGTGACCGCAGCGGCGTCGTGGGGGCCGACATCTCAGTGGGGGGCGTGAGCGGGCGTCTGCTGATCGGTGGGCGGCTGCTCGATGCTGAGCGGACGTTCCCGTCGCTCAATCCGGCGACCGGTGAGGTGATCGGGCACGCGCCGGATGCGACCGTCGCCGACGCCGAGGCGGCCGTGGCCGCGGCGCGACACGCATTCGACTCGGGGGAGTGGTCCACCGACGTCGAGCTGAGAGTCCGTTGCCTCGAACAGCTTCATCAGGTGTTGGTCGAGCACCGCGACGAGCTCGCGGCTCTGACGATCGCCGAGGTCGGCGCCACCCCGGCGCTGTGCCAGGGCGCGCAACTGGACCAGCCGATCGAGATCGTGCGGTACTACGCCGAGCTGGCGAAGACCTACCCGCTGACCGAGGATCTCGGCAACATCGAAAGCCGCGGAATGCAGCACCACCGCTGGGTGGAGAAAGAACCCGCAGGCGTGGTGGCAGCGATCATCGCCTACAACTATCCCAATCAGCTGGCGCTGGCCAAGCTGGCTCCGGCGCTGGCCGCCGGGTGCACCGTGGTGCTCAAGTCCGCACCGGACACCCCGCTGATCACGCTGGCGCTCGGCGAGCTGATCGCCAACCACACCGACATCCCGGCGGGGGTCGTCAACGTCCTCTCCGGTGCGGACCCGGCCGTCGGCGCCGCACTGACCACGAGTCCCGACGTCGACATGGTCACCTTCACCGGATCCACACCGACTGGCCGCGCGATCATGGCTGCCGCCAGCCAGACACTGAAGAAGGTGTTCCTCGAACTGGGTGGCAAGTCGGCCGCGATCGTCCTCGACGACGCCGACTTCGGCACCGCCGCACTGTTTTCGGCGTTCAGCATGGTCACCCACGCCGGTCAGGGTTGCGCACTGACGTCGCGGCTCCTCGTGCCCAAGAAGCACAAGGACGAGATCGTCGAGCTGGTCAAGACCAACTTCGGGTTGGTGAGGTACGGCGATCCGACCGCGCAGGGCACCTACATGGGGCCGTTGATCAGTGCCAGGCAGCGCGACAAGGTCGACGGCTTGGTCCAGCGTGCCGTCGAGGCGGGCGCCACCCTGGTGACGGGCGGCGAGAAGGTGGACCCGGGGTTCTTCTACACCCCGACCCTGTTGGCCGATGTCGATCCCGGCAGTGAGATCGCCCAGGAAGAGGTCTTCGGCCCCGTGTTGGTGGTGATCGCCTACGAGGATGACGACGACGCGGTCCGTATCGCGAACGACTCCATCTACGGGCTCTCGGGAGCGGTGTTCGGCAGCGAGGAGCGGGCGCTGTCCGTAGCCCGCCGGATCAGGACGGGCACGTTCTCGATCAACGGCGGCAACTACTTCAGCCCCGACAGCCCGTTCGGTGGTTTCAAGCAGTCGGGCATCGGCCGCGAGATGGGCCGGGCCGGGCTGGAGGAGTTCCTGGAGAGCAAGACGTTCGCTGTCGTCGTCCCGGAGACGACGGCCGGCGGATGA
- a CDS encoding MlaE family ABC transporter permease gives MAAKGPERWSTGIALPNGFSGAMAAVGGFFSMALDAVRFVFVRPFQWREFLEQCWFVARVSMAPTLLVAIPFTVLVSFTLNILLRELGAADLSGAGAAFGAVTQVGPLVTVLIVAGAGATAMCADLGSRTIREEIDAMEVLGINPVQRLVTPRMLAAGLVALLLNSLVVIIGILGGYFFSVFVQDVNPGAFAAGITLLTGVPEVIISCVKAALFGLIAGLVACYRGLTITGGGAKAVGNAVNETVVYAFMALFVINVVVTAIGIRMTTG, from the coding sequence GTGGCAGCTAAGGGGCCGGAGCGGTGGTCGACGGGTATCGCGTTGCCCAACGGTTTCTCGGGTGCGATGGCGGCTGTCGGCGGCTTCTTCTCGATGGCGCTGGACGCGGTGCGGTTCGTGTTCGTGCGTCCGTTCCAGTGGCGAGAGTTCCTGGAGCAGTGCTGGTTCGTGGCGAGGGTGTCGATGGCGCCCACGCTGTTGGTGGCGATCCCGTTCACGGTGCTCGTGTCGTTCACACTGAACATCCTGCTGCGCGAGCTGGGAGCGGCGGATCTGTCCGGGGCCGGCGCGGCCTTCGGTGCGGTGACCCAGGTCGGGCCGCTGGTCACGGTGCTCATCGTGGCAGGCGCCGGCGCCACGGCCATGTGCGCCGACCTGGGGTCGCGCACCATCCGTGAAGAGATCGACGCGATGGAGGTGCTGGGCATCAATCCGGTGCAGCGCCTGGTGACACCGCGGATGCTGGCGGCGGGCCTGGTGGCGCTGCTGCTCAACAGCCTGGTGGTCATCATCGGGATCCTGGGCGGGTACTTCTTCTCGGTCTTCGTCCAGGACGTCAACCCCGGCGCGTTCGCCGCGGGCATCACGTTGTTGACCGGTGTGCCCGAGGTGATCATCTCGTGCGTGAAGGCGGCGCTGTTCGGGTTGATCGCCGGGTTGGTGGCCTGTTATCGCGGGCTGACGATCACCGGCGGTGGCGCCAAGGCGGTCGGTAACGCGGTCAACGAGACGGTGGTGTACGCGTTCATGGCGCTGTTCGTCATCAACGTGGTCGTCACGGCCATCGGTATCCGGATGACGACGGGCTAG
- a CDS encoding CaiB/BaiF CoA transferase family protein, translated as MSKPLDGIKILEVAMYGFVPSAGAVLAEWGADVIKVEHAVTGDPQRGLRQTGLLRVEGDPNPNIEHANRLKRSIGLDMSVPEGRDILLELARRSDVFLTSFLPGHRQKFGIDVDDIRAVNPGIVYARGSALGPRGAESVKGGYDMTAFWCRAGTAATITPPGTPGMVGPPGPAYGDTISGTNLAGGIAAALLKRERTGEPSVVDVSLLGSGLWSLGHTVALTTHLGQRMEAFPPGVHGSPINPLVGLYATADDRYISFVMMQPTKFWADVCAHMDLDELADDPRFATAESIAENTAVAAEILADAMAKRPLTEWSERFATLAGPWAPVQDTLQAAEDAQIRANEYLVQAGELELVANPVQFDVAAPESGPAPGFAEQTDDILAELGLDWDRIIELKTVGAVT; from the coding sequence ATGAGCAAGCCACTGGACGGAATCAAGATCCTCGAGGTCGCGATGTACGGCTTCGTCCCGTCGGCAGGCGCCGTCCTCGCGGAATGGGGTGCCGACGTGATCAAGGTGGAGCACGCCGTCACCGGTGATCCGCAACGCGGCCTCCGCCAGACCGGGCTGCTCCGCGTCGAAGGTGACCCCAACCCGAACATCGAGCACGCCAACCGACTCAAGCGAAGCATCGGGCTGGACATGTCCGTGCCGGAGGGGCGCGACATCCTGCTCGAGCTCGCCCGCCGGTCCGACGTTTTTCTCACCAGCTTCCTGCCCGGTCACCGGCAGAAGTTCGGCATCGATGTCGACGACATTCGCGCCGTCAATCCCGGGATCGTCTACGCGCGAGGCAGTGCACTGGGCCCGCGTGGCGCGGAGTCGGTCAAGGGCGGCTACGACATGACCGCGTTCTGGTGCCGTGCGGGCACCGCGGCGACGATCACCCCACCGGGCACGCCCGGCATGGTCGGTCCGCCCGGGCCGGCCTACGGCGACACCATCTCGGGTACGAACCTGGCGGGCGGCATCGCTGCCGCGCTGCTGAAGCGGGAGCGCACCGGCGAGCCGTCGGTGGTCGACGTCTCGCTGCTGGGCAGCGGACTGTGGTCGCTGGGGCACACGGTGGCCCTGACCACCCACCTCGGGCAGCGCATGGAAGCGTTCCCGCCCGGCGTGCACGGCTCACCGATCAACCCGCTCGTCGGGCTCTATGCCACCGCCGACGACCGCTACATCTCCTTCGTGATGATGCAGCCCACCAAGTTCTGGGCCGACGTGTGCGCGCACATGGATCTCGACGAGCTGGCCGACGACCCCCGGTTCGCGACCGCCGAGTCGATCGCCGAGAACACCGCGGTGGCCGCCGAGATCCTGGCCGACGCGATGGCCAAGCGTCCCCTCACGGAGTGGAGCGAACGCTTCGCAACCCTGGCCGGGCCGTGGGCGCCGGTGCAGGACACCCTGCAGGCGGCCGAGGACGCGCAGATCCGCGCCAACGAATACCTGGTTCAGGCAGGAGAATTGGAGTTGGTCGCCAACCCGGTGCAGTTCGACGTCGCCGCACCGGAATCGGGTCCCGCGCCCGGCTTCGCCGAGCAGACCGACGACATCCTGGCCGAACTCGGGCTGGATTGGGATCGGATCATCGAGCTCAAGACCGTCGGCGCCGTCACCTGA
- a CDS encoding OB-fold domain-containing protein: protein MPSVASVGTYLPCWGTPLHRVAGDDEDAVTMAVEAGRAALTAGGAVERVVLVSRDLPLLESSNAAVLLAGLGLDPELEVDERLGGAPATIDAVSSARPRTLIIGADLSPAGAAAILTAERGLQVRTAARVARSLPVRTRNATGDVHDYGDPRLLHERGLVASLAAAWLDTPVAVAGVDHARATELCTGEPPALPTMGASASLFALAGLAERGTTGPLVAVEQAILSGISVSGGSAPTYRREAPPRPMPDGVTGSDADIPISLAAYERAFEAKVRWEAGQFADSDDLDFPPRYRVGADGALATDYELVPLPRTGTVYTETTVHIPVPGLRTPYSLVIVELDGVGVRALVKVTGAAPGTVDIGHRGRLALRRVAVRSGVPDYGYAFEPDGAAA from the coding sequence ATGCCTTCCGTCGCGTCCGTCGGCACTTACCTGCCGTGTTGGGGTACGCCCCTGCACCGGGTCGCCGGCGACGACGAAGACGCCGTGACGATGGCCGTGGAGGCCGGCCGGGCTGCGTTAACTGCCGGTGGCGCGGTCGAGCGGGTGGTGCTCGTCAGCCGTGATCTGCCGCTGCTGGAAAGCAGCAACGCGGCGGTCCTGCTCGCCGGGCTCGGACTGGATCCCGAGCTGGAGGTCGACGAGCGCCTCGGCGGCGCACCCGCCACCATCGACGCCGTCAGCTCGGCACGTCCCCGCACCTTGATCATCGGGGCGGACCTGTCACCGGCGGGGGCCGCCGCGATCCTGACGGCCGAGCGCGGACTGCAGGTACGGACCGCCGCGCGGGTCGCTCGCAGTCTGCCGGTGCGCACCCGCAACGCCACCGGCGACGTGCACGACTACGGGGATCCCCGGTTGTTGCACGAGCGGGGCCTGGTCGCCTCGCTCGCCGCGGCATGGCTGGACACCCCGGTGGCCGTCGCGGGCGTCGATCACGCGCGGGCCACCGAACTGTGCACCGGAGAGCCGCCTGCGTTGCCGACCATGGGGGCCAGCGCAAGCCTGTTCGCCTTGGCGGGCCTGGCCGAGCGGGGCACCACGGGACCGCTGGTGGCGGTCGAGCAGGCCATCCTGTCGGGCATCAGTGTCAGCGGCGGCTCAGCGCCGACCTACCGCAGGGAGGCGCCGCCCCGCCCGATGCCCGACGGGGTCACCGGCTCCGACGCCGACATCCCGATCTCCCTGGCCGCTTACGAGCGCGCCTTCGAGGCGAAGGTCCGATGGGAGGCAGGGCAATTCGCCGACTCCGACGACCTGGACTTCCCGCCGCGGTACCGGGTCGGCGCCGATGGTGCGCTGGCCACCGATTACGAACTGGTTCCACTGCCGCGCACCGGCACGGTCTACACCGAGACCACGGTGCACATCCCGGTCCCCGGCCTGCGGACGCCGTACTCGCTGGTGATCGTCGAACTCGACGGAGTAGGTGTGCGCGCACTGGTCAAGGTGACCGGCGCGGCGCCGGGAACGGTCGACATCGGCCACCGCGGACGGTTGGCGCTCCGGCGGGTGGCCGTACGGTCGGGTGTACCGGACTACGGCTACGCGTTCGAGCCGGACGGGGCGGCAGCATGA
- a CDS encoding mycofactocin-coupled SDR family oxidoreductase: MGRVQGKVAFITGAARGQGRSHAVRLAEEGADIIAVDLCENVDTIGYPMATPEDLDETAAFVEKTGQRIVTAKADVRDAAQLKKALEDGIAQFGGVDIVVAQAGIAGMKGNPPMQAWTDVINTNLIGTINAIQVALPHLKEGASIVATGSTAALMDAHNKPNPGGDPGGMAYMTSKRLLSQYVHDLATELAVRGIRANVVHPTNCNTDMLQSPPMYKSFRPDLENPTRADAEPVFGVQQAMKVNFIEPEDISNAILWLVSDEARYVTGMQLRVDAGGYLKWYDYHA; the protein is encoded by the coding sequence ATGGGACGTGTGCAAGGCAAGGTCGCCTTCATCACCGGGGCGGCACGCGGACAGGGTCGCAGCCACGCGGTGCGCCTGGCCGAAGAGGGCGCCGACATCATCGCAGTGGATCTGTGCGAGAACGTCGACACCATCGGCTATCCGATGGCCACCCCCGAAGACCTCGACGAGACAGCCGCTTTCGTCGAGAAGACCGGCCAGCGCATCGTCACGGCCAAGGCCGACGTCCGCGATGCCGCGCAGCTGAAGAAGGCCCTCGAAGACGGCATCGCCCAGTTCGGCGGCGTGGACATCGTGGTCGCGCAGGCCGGCATCGCGGGGATGAAGGGCAACCCGCCGATGCAGGCGTGGACAGACGTGATCAACACCAATCTGATCGGCACCATCAACGCCATCCAGGTTGCACTGCCCCACCTCAAGGAGGGCGCGTCGATCGTGGCCACCGGCTCCACCGCCGCGCTGATGGACGCGCACAACAAGCCGAACCCCGGTGGCGATCCGGGCGGCATGGCCTACATGACGTCCAAACGGCTGCTCTCCCAATACGTCCACGATCTGGCCACCGAGCTGGCGGTACGCGGCATCCGGGCCAACGTCGTGCATCCGACGAACTGCAATACCGACATGCTGCAGAGCCCGCCGATGTACAAGTCCTTCCGTCCGGATCTGGAGAACCCGACGCGGGCCGACGCCGAACCCGTCTTCGGTGTGCAGCAGGCGATGAAGGTCAACTTCATCGAGCCGGAGGACATCAGCAACGCCATCCTGTGGCTGGTATCCGACGAGGCCCGCTACGTCACCGGAATGCAGTTGCGGGTGGACGCGGGTGGCTATCTGAAGTGGTACGACTACCACGCTTAG
- a CDS encoding SDR family NAD(P)-dependent oxidoreductase: MKNAVVTGGASGIGAAVAERLRADDIRVAVLDLNPGDEKFSYAVDVTDRSAIDAAMDAIHTELGPVTVLVNAAGLDRFKKFIDLSFDEWQKVIDVNLNGVFHCTQAVLPDMIEAGWGRIVNISSSSTHSGQPFMSPYVAAKSAVNGLTKSLALEYGPDGITVNAVPPGFIDTPMLRKAEQRGFLGDTQKQINETPVRRMGRPEDIAAACAFLISEEASYITGQILGVNGGRNT, translated from the coding sequence GTGAAGAACGCAGTAGTAACTGGTGGCGCGTCGGGTATCGGAGCCGCCGTGGCGGAGCGTCTGCGCGCGGACGACATTCGCGTCGCGGTACTCGATCTCAACCCCGGCGACGAGAAGTTCTCCTACGCCGTCGACGTCACGGACCGGTCGGCGATCGATGCTGCAATGGACGCGATCCACACCGAGCTCGGTCCGGTGACGGTGCTCGTCAACGCCGCCGGACTGGATCGCTTCAAGAAGTTCATCGACCTGAGCTTCGACGAATGGCAGAAGGTCATCGACGTCAATCTCAACGGCGTCTTCCACTGCACTCAAGCCGTGCTGCCCGACATGATCGAGGCCGGCTGGGGACGCATCGTCAACATCTCGTCGTCAAGCACTCACTCGGGCCAGCCGTTCATGTCGCCCTACGTCGCGGCCAAATCGGCGGTCAACGGCCTCACCAAGTCCCTGGCACTGGAGTACGGCCCCGACGGAATCACCGTCAACGCCGTCCCGCCCGGATTCATCGATACCCCGATGCTGCGGAAGGCTGAGCAGCGGGGCTTCCTCGGCGACACTCAGAAGCAGATCAACGAGACACCGGTGCGCCGCATGGGCCGTCCGGAAGACATCGCCGCCGCATGCGCCTTCCTGATCTCCGAGGAAGCCAGTTACATCACCGGGCAGATCCTGGGCGTCAACGGCGGCCGGAACACCTAG
- a CDS encoding MlaE family ABC transporter permease, with protein MGTSTVLRSRFPRLVGYAGRPVALLSRIGDHTLFYGRAIAGVPHAAVHFRKEIIRLIAEISMGAGTLAMIGGTVVIVGFLTLAAGGTLAIQGYSSLGNIGIEALTGFLAAFINVRIAAPVVAGIGLAATFGAGVTAQLGAMRINEEIDALESMGIRPVEYLVSTRIVAGMVAITPLYSIAVILSFVASQFTTVVLFGQSGGLYDHYFDTFLNPIDLLWSFLQAVLMAIAILLVHTYFGYFASGGPSGVGAAVGNAVRTSLVVVVSVTLLVSLSIYGSNGNFNLSG; from the coding sequence ATGGGTACCTCCACGGTGTTGCGGTCGCGGTTCCCGCGGCTGGTCGGCTATGCGGGCCGCCCGGTGGCGCTGCTGTCGCGCATCGGTGATCACACGTTGTTCTACGGCCGCGCGATCGCGGGTGTGCCGCACGCGGCGGTGCATTTCCGCAAGGAGATCATTCGTCTGATCGCCGAGATTTCCATGGGTGCAGGGACGTTGGCGATGATCGGCGGCACCGTCGTGATCGTCGGGTTCCTGACGCTGGCAGCCGGCGGCACCTTGGCGATTCAGGGGTACAGCTCGCTGGGCAACATCGGCATCGAGGCGCTGACCGGGTTCCTTGCCGCGTTCATCAACGTGCGCATCGCCGCACCGGTGGTCGCCGGTATCGGGTTGGCCGCGACGTTCGGTGCCGGCGTGACCGCGCAGCTGGGGGCGATGCGGATCAACGAGGAGATCGACGCGCTCGAATCGATGGGCATCCGACCGGTGGAGTACCTGGTGTCCACGCGCATCGTGGCGGGCATGGTCGCGATCACCCCGCTGTACTCGATCGCGGTGATCCTGTCGTTCGTGGCGTCGCAGTTCACCACCGTGGTGTTGTTCGGCCAGTCCGGCGGGCTCTACGACCACTACTTCGACACGTTCCTCAACCCGATCGACCTGCTGTGGTCGTTCCTGCAGGCAGTGTTGATGGCGATCGCGATCCTGTTGGTACACACCTATTTCGGTTACTTCGCCTCGGGCGGGCCCTCCGGTGTGGGCGCCGCGGTGGGCAACGCCGTGCGCACCTCACTGGTGGTGGTGGTCTCGGTGACGCTTCTGGTGTCGCTGTCGATCTACGGCTCCAACGGCAACTTCAACCTGTCGGGCTAG
- a CDS encoding cytochrome P450 codes for MSVDDVVNGTADDSHRTSTYHFDRHTPEYRLQFEKITEEMQRKCPLAWTDTYDGHWVAADSKHVFELARCPAVSNHHDISGETPFKGITIPKASRATVVRGGILEMDEPEHSAYRGALNPYLSPAAIKRWEPFVDEITRAALDEHIESGRIDFVEDLANVVPAVFTLAMMGIDLKKWNVYSEPTHASVYTPEHAPEREKINEQHRDMGIDLITNMMEIRENPRPGLVNALLQLRIDGEPAPDMEILGNLGLIIGGGFDTTTALTAHALEWLGEHPEERGRLSRERDKLLHPATEEFLRFFTPAPGDGRTFAEDVEVAGQQFKQFERLWLSWAMANRDPSVFENPNEIVMDRKGNRHFSFGIGVHRCVGSNVARTVFKSMLTAVLDRMPDYVCDPEGTVHYDTIGVIQGMRNLPATFTPGTPQGPGLDETLDKLQRICDEQELARPITERKDAAVID; via the coding sequence TTGAGTGTCGACGACGTCGTGAACGGCACCGCCGACGACAGCCACCGCACCAGCACCTACCACTTCGACCGGCATACGCCCGAGTACCGGCTGCAATTCGAGAAGATCACCGAGGAGATGCAGCGCAAGTGTCCGTTGGCGTGGACGGACACCTACGACGGGCACTGGGTTGCCGCGGACAGCAAGCACGTCTTCGAGCTCGCCCGCTGCCCCGCGGTGTCCAACCACCACGACATCAGCGGTGAGACGCCGTTCAAGGGCATCACCATCCCGAAAGCCAGTCGCGCCACCGTCGTTCGTGGCGGCATCCTCGAGATGGATGAGCCCGAGCACAGCGCCTATCGCGGCGCACTGAATCCCTATCTCTCGCCGGCGGCGATCAAGCGCTGGGAGCCCTTCGTCGACGAGATCACCCGCGCCGCCCTCGACGAACACATCGAATCGGGCCGCATCGATTTCGTCGAAGACCTCGCCAACGTCGTACCGGCGGTGTTCACGCTGGCGATGATGGGCATCGACCTCAAGAAGTGGAACGTCTACAGCGAGCCCACTCACGCCTCGGTGTACACCCCCGAACACGCCCCGGAACGCGAGAAGATCAACGAGCAGCACCGGGACATGGGCATCGACCTGATCACCAACATGATGGAGATCCGCGAGAACCCCCGGCCCGGGCTGGTCAATGCGTTGCTGCAGTTGCGCATCGACGGCGAGCCGGCTCCTGACATGGAGATCCTGGGCAACCTGGGGTTGATCATCGGCGGAGGGTTCGACACCACGACGGCACTCACCGCGCACGCGCTGGAGTGGCTCGGCGAGCACCCCGAGGAGCGAGGCAGGCTCAGTCGGGAACGCGACAAGTTGTTGCACCCCGCCACCGAGGAGTTCCTCCGCTTCTTCACACCGGCCCCCGGCGACGGACGGACCTTCGCCGAGGATGTCGAGGTCGCGGGCCAGCAGTTCAAGCAGTTCGAGCGGCTGTGGTTGTCGTGGGCGATGGCCAACCGCGACCCGTCGGTGTTCGAGAACCCCAACGAGATCGTGATGGACCGTAAAGGTAACCGGCACTTCAGCTTCGGCATCGGTGTACATCGCTGCGTCGGTTCCAACGTCGCGCGCACCGTGTTCAAGTCGATGCTCACCGCGGTGCTCGACCGGATGCCCGACTATGTATGCGACCCGGAGGGCACCGTGCACTACGACACCATCGGCGTCATCCAGGGCATGCGAAACCTGCCCGCCACGTTCACCCCGGGCACACCGCAGGGACCTGGACTGGACGAGACACTCGACAAGCTGCAACGGATCTGCGACGAGCAGGAGCTGGCCCGGCCCATCACCGAGCGCAAAGACGCCGCCGTCATCGACTAG
- a CDS encoding thiolase C-terminal domain-containing protein: MRNVAIVGAGMTAFAEHFALGIKDLLPMAFSECAGTVDKGLDKSDLQAAWFGAMGTADGFPSGILADSLGLPDLPVTRVENSCATGHDAIRNALFGVASGAIDVALVVGADKLRDTTSADMLWEWEAMARDMAWDYPLGLVAPAGFALHVRRYLHESPATEEHLAMVAVKNHRHGVNNPKARLRFEITMEQALNAPTVVTPFRLYDCAPQSDGAAALVIAAEDVVDRFTDRPVWIRGVGLGLDSVMHQHKADLTAFPASTKAAKQAFAMAGLSPRDVDVAEVHDFLTGIELMSYEDLGFAERMGGYKLLEADMTSVGGSLPVNPSGGLKTKGHPPGATGVAQCVELFAQLRGEAVNQVDGARIALAHNIGGPTAVSAVTILEGPSGS; the protein is encoded by the coding sequence ATGAGGAACGTCGCCATCGTCGGTGCCGGCATGACGGCGTTCGCCGAGCACTTCGCCCTCGGCATCAAAGACCTGCTGCCGATGGCGTTCTCGGAGTGCGCGGGCACCGTCGACAAAGGATTGGACAAGTCGGATCTGCAGGCCGCCTGGTTCGGCGCGATGGGCACCGCCGACGGCTTCCCGTCCGGGATCCTCGCCGACTCCCTCGGCCTGCCCGACCTTCCTGTCACCCGGGTCGAGAATTCCTGTGCGACCGGACATGACGCGATCCGCAATGCGCTCTTCGGCGTCGCGTCGGGGGCGATCGACGTGGCACTCGTGGTGGGCGCGGACAAGCTCCGCGACACCACATCTGCCGACATGCTCTGGGAATGGGAGGCCATGGCACGCGACATGGCCTGGGATTACCCGCTCGGCCTGGTGGCGCCCGCAGGATTTGCCTTACATGTTCGTCGATATCTCCACGAATCTCCGGCAACTGAAGAACACTTAGCCATGGTGGCCGTCAAGAACCACCGACATGGCGTCAACAACCCGAAGGCGCGGCTGCGCTTTGAGATCACGATGGAGCAGGCACTGAACGCACCAACGGTGGTGACCCCGTTCCGGCTATATGACTGCGCGCCGCAGAGTGACGGTGCCGCAGCGCTCGTGATCGCCGCGGAGGACGTGGTTGATCGGTTCACCGACCGGCCGGTTTGGATTCGCGGGGTGGGGCTGGGGCTCGATTCGGTGATGCATCAGCACAAGGCTGATCTGACCGCGTTCCCGGCCAGCACCAAGGCCGCCAAACAGGCTTTCGCAATGGCGGGATTGTCTCCCAGGGACGTCGACGTCGCCGAGGTGCACGACTTCCTCACCGGCATCGAGTTGATGAGCTATGAGGACCTAGGCTTCGCCGAGAGGATGGGCGGCTACAAGCTTCTTGAGGCAGACATGACCAGCGTCGGCGGCTCTCTCCCGGTCAATCCCAGCGGTGGGCTCAAGACCAAGGGCCACCCGCCCGGCGCCACCGGCGTCGCGCAGTGCGTCGAGCTGTTCGCACAACTCCGTGGCGAGGCGGTCAACCAGGTCGACGGCGCTCGAATCGCGCTGGCCCACAACATCGGCGGTCCGACCGCCGTGTCCGCTGTGACGATCTTGGAGGGCCCCAGTGGCAGCTAA